atatatttatatataaattctcACTAAATTCGTTATATAGATAAtttaataatcaaaatttaataattagttGTTATTATCacatttgtttttagttttctttttcaatattaacctttattatatctttttctaaaataataataattatatcttcaaatttattttatgaaaaatgtttttttttaaagttgtttCTTTGTGTAACATTCACATTATCTCCATGAAtccaattatataataattattataatgaaCTGAAAGTAATGcaaaaactttttataaatactatggggcttttaaaaatagaatacaTTTTACATGaagaaattctaaaaatattccttaattgttaaaattaataatttttaataatcagTTTCAAAGAATAAATCATTCATGCATTATGCTATCAAAAActctaattttaaaacaaaaattgcaACTGAAATTACATAATACATATAACAGAACTTAAAAAAGTTTTACTgtgtgttaaaatttaaatagagTAGGATTTTTCGTGAATACAAAATTCTACATCTAAAATCATGTTTTGcgtttttcaaaataattaaaatctgCAAAACTGAGAACCAAAATTGAAAAAGTAAACCGGACGGTTTTAATCTTACCTTACCTGGACGGCTGGACATAGTTCGAACCGGATACGTCACCGTTTCCAGCTTCTCATCTTCCGAGACCTCACCAATCACCATGTAAGTACATCAATGAACTATTGATCATCGGATTCCTCATGAATTGATTGATCGGATCCACTTCCTTCCTGCATTTCGAATCTCCGTGGGCTTAAAATTATCTTCCGGTAACAGAAAAAATGGCGACGGAGGCGGCTCCGATGGACGAGAAGGCGAAGAGGATGAGAGATCTACTCTCGAGCTTCTACACTCCGGATCCTTCCATCTCCACCCCTACTTCCTCGATCAGCACCTCCTTCGACAACATCAACGGCCCTTCCTTCGATGCCGATCAGTACATGGATCTCATGGTTAGTCTCCCACTCTCGATTCGATTTCAATTGCGAtttagatttgagaaaaaaaaataatgtggaACGATCTTGTGGTGTAGATTAAGAAGTCAAATCTGGATGTGCTTTTGCAAAGACATGTTCAAATGGCTGCTGAGATTAAGAATCTGGATACAGATTTGCAAATGCTGGTCTATGAGAATTACAACAAGTTCATCAGTGCTACTGATACAATCAAAAGGTACCTTGTAAACAACTCGTGGATTGTTTATACTAAGTTTATGTATGTTGATTTTTTATCTTGTATAGGATGAAGAGTAATATCTTTGGGATGGAAGGCAACATGGACCAGCTTCTTCACAAGGTGTTTGGGACACATTGAATAAATGTtcagttttagggttttgatttgatgTTTGTATGAAGTTCTAATTCCATTGCTACTGCTGCTGCAGATAATGTCAGTGCAATCGAGGAGTGATGGGGTTAACACTTCTCTTTTTGAAAAGAGAGAGCATATAGAGAAACTGCACCGGACACGTAATCTTCTTCGTAAAGTTCAGGTGATCtgctattttatatttttgtcttgttGTTACTTGATCATTATCAGTGGTATGCTGCTTGCTATTGTGAATTTATTCAAAAGCTTGTTTTTGTGAAAAAGAGCAGTTCATTTATGATTTACCTGCACGACTCCAAAAATGCATAAAGTCAGAAGCTTATGGTGATGCTGTCAGGTTCTATACTGGAGCAATGCCAATTCTCAAGGTTTATTTCTCTCTCCTCGGATAACTTCCCATTTGTTGTAGTCTTCTTTTAGTGTTTGTTGTGCATTTTGCTTTCTTAATATACGGAGATAGTTTTGACAATAAGAAATTCTCGTTCTGTTTAGGTATACGGTGATACATCATTCAAAGACTGCAGACGAGCTTCTGAAGAAGCTATAGAAACCATCATTAAGAACTTGCAGGTATACCTTTTGGGCCTAGTTATCTATATTAATCTGAATCAAACAGTAGTCTGCATACTCTTTATTAATCTGATAAACATAAGAACTGGTACCTTCGTTTTTTCTTGTCATATCTTGGAATTTCTTGATGTGAGAAACTTATTTTGTCTTTCTTCTCAACAGACGAAGCTATTTTCAGATTCAGAATCCATACAGGCGAGAGCTGAAGCTGCAGTGCTTCTTAAGCAGTTAGATGTCCCAGTTagttctttctctttgatcaatCATTTGTGACATGCATAATGTGTTAAAGCATCTGTACAAAGTTCATACTCCTTTCTATGCAACTGAATTGTTGTCTTTGTTGCATAGACTATTACTGGTTGCTGTGACATAAATTGGATTGTACTCCTGCAGGTTGATAGCTTAAAGGACAAACTCTTGGAAAAGCTGGAACAATCTCTTGATGGTCTCCAAATAAATCCCGATGAGGCAAGTAAACTTGCAGAGCACAATGTTTCATCTAAGGATGAGGAAAGCAATAACCAAGGTCCTGCTAAAATTCATGAGGTAAACATTAAGTACGCCACTTCCTTGTCTCTTGCGTTTCTGACGACTCTATTTGAACACATCAATGCTGAGTGGATCTGTCAAGAACTTTGAATATCAGCAACTGCTTTACTCTGTTATTTTGCTTATTAGTCATCACattgataattattttcttctAGTTCTTTTGTTTTAGCAGACTTGACAAGTTTGTTTTCACTCAGTATTTTAGTGTTTGCCCCTCTTTTATGGCAGGACGCTGTACGTGGATTTTCTGAGGCTATGCGTGCTTATCGAGAAATATTCCCTGACTCGGAAGAAAGACTTTTTAAACTCGCGAGAGCCTTAACAACAACGTAATGTACTTTTTCTTTGATACATGGATCCATAAACCGAGGGTTTTCTTGTGTCTAGATTACTGAGTTTCTAACACTTACGGCTGTTTAGGCACTTTGAGAACATGGAGCTATACATAAGAAAACGGGTGTCTGCAGCAGATTTTCTTGGAATTTTTCGTGAGTACAGTGCTTTTCCTCCTGCTGATGTCTTACTACTGTCTAATTCCTTACGTTACTTTCCTTTCCCTCTGAAAGATTTGATTAAATCAGTGTAATAACGGTATACCTTGTCTGATTTCTGTTGGACATAGGAATTATATGGGAAGATGTGGTACTTATGGACGAGGTTCTACCTGAGGCTGCGCTCTCTGATTTATCCGCAGAGGTTACCCCTCAACTATTTTATGTGGCTCTACTTCTATGAATTGAGAGGAGCTATATATGTTTACTAGTACTTGTCATTTCAGGCTGCCCAAGTTACTCTGAAGCAATTTGTTGCGAGGACGTTTTCTCATCTTCAACAAGATATATCAGGTTTACTGTTTCTTAATATATACTGGATTCAGAATATCTTAGTAAGGGAAATAGAGAATGAGTAAAGCTAGAAAAATCCATAATACCTCTTGTCACATAGCCTTGTTGAGTAATTTGACAATGGTAGCAGCAAGTGCCCAAGAGTAGATTAGTTTGTTTGTGAAGTTTTGTTAGACTTTGAAGAACTCAGAACTGAAATAAAGGTCTCCATACCTGGCAGATACACTCTTAAAATTCGATATCAACCAAAAGGAAGTAGTTGATGGGGAAGTACTGAAGGTTGTTCTTGAAGCTAGTGGAAAGGCGGTTCTTCAAGGCACCACAGATATATTTCAGGCAGATTCCTTCTTCTGTTATTTATcgtaaatatgttattttcttgCTATCATTTTCTCTTGTGCAAATTCCATGCTGAAAAATGCTTTTATGTTTTTCTATCATCTCAGGAGTTCCGTCAgcttcttgatgaaaacactgGAATATTTGTCAAGATGAATGACCTACTCATCGGTTGGATTCAGAAAGGATTTCAAGACTTCTTCAGGTCACTTGAGTCTCACTTCCTAGTGCTCTCAGGAAAAACTAGCTCATCAAACGAGACTGAAGGTTTGGTTGAAGGAAAATCGAGTGAGAAAATTCATGCTGGTCTCATCCTTGTGCTGGCGCAGCTCTCTGTCGTCATCGAACAAAAGGTCATCCCGAGAATTGCTGAGGTAACGGTCTTACATGTGTACAGCTAGCTTGATGTAATAACTATAAACGACATTGGTAAAGGAATTGAGAAGGTCCATATGTTAAAATTCAGGAAATAACTGCTTCCTTCTCTGGCGGAAACTCCCAAGCTTTTATTCCTGGAGAACTCTGCCGGGTCTTCCACGCAGCCAGCGAGAAACTTCTCCAGCATGTATGAATTAAACTCTAAGAGTTGATGTcgttttacaaaaaaacataagcatCAGCTAACTAAATCGTTTTATATTTCAGTACATAGACACGAGAACACAGAAGATATCGAATGTACTAAGAAAGAGGTTCAAGACACCAAACTGGGTTAAGGTAACCTTCTTGTCGTGTGATTAAATCTTCTTAAAGAAGCATTTTACCAGTGAATTGTTTTCTAAATATTGTGCAGCACAAGGAGCCACGAGAGGTTCACATGTATGTCGATATGCTTCTTCAGCAGGTTTTGAAAACTCTTCTCTTTTCAACCTctagtaaatataataattaagccTGAAAATATAACGCTTTTTTTTCTGCTTTGCAGTTGGAAGAAGTCGGTAAAGAAGTGAAACAGATTCTACCTCAAGGAACTTTCCGAAAGCACAAGAGATCAGACAGCAACGGAAGTAACACTACAACCTCATCACGGAGCACTACACTACATAGCGATAAGATGGCACGGTCGAACTCACAGAGAGCTCGAAGTCAGCTTTTCGAGACGCATCTTGCAAAGCTGTTCAAGCAAAAAGTAGAAATATTCACCAAGGTTGAATTTACCCaggtaagaaaaaaatctacgaGGCTCTCTTATAAGTTATAGGAGGATCAAACACGCACCAGAGTCATCTCCTgatctttctttgttttcattCTTAAAATACTACTTAACAGGAATCAGTTGTAACGACAACAGTGAAGCTGTGTCTGAAGAGTTTGCAAGAATATGTGCGGCTCCAAACGTTTAACAGGAGCGGGTTCCAGCAGATTCAGCTAGACATTCAGTTCTTAAAAGCTCCTTTGAAAGAAACAGTCGAGGACGAAGCTGCTATTGACTTCTTGCTCGACGAGGTGATTTACATCAAAGCCTTTCCTTCTCTTTTCTTTGAGTGTATGTGTGTCTGACCATTCATTCTTGGACCGTGTTGTGTGTTTTTGCACTAACAGGTGATCGTTGCGGCTTCAGAGAGGTGTCTTGATGTGACTCCATTGGAACCACCAATCTTGGACAAACTCATACAAGCCAAGCTCGCTAAATCTAaggaacacaacaacaacaacaacaagaccACCGTTTCCTCTTGAAATTAATAAGCCGTAACTCAGAACCCAAGTGTGTATCTCATgattcttgaattttttttggtacaTCTGCTCAGAGCTAATACATCTCCCTTAAATTGAActaaattaaaagttaaaattacataaaagtCCCAAATTAAACTGaattagaaatattacattaaagtTCCTAAGTTAAATTaagttattaaatttttcttagTCGGTTGATTCACGGAACCTCTATATAAGAAGGTTCCTTGACTCTCAAGTAGTATCTTTCTAATCAGACTTAGCTAAAACGATGGCCACTGCGATTCTCTCTTCTCGGAACACTTTAAACCATCGATTCGATCACGAACCCTTAATCCACCGTAACTCTAATCCTCGCCGTCACTCGAACGCTGCTCCTCGCCGACTCAAGCGTTCCCCCACGGCCACTCAGTCTAAGACGCTAGTTGCATCCCCGGCGGCTAACACCAATCTCGTCATGGGTCAAGTCAAGATCCTCAAACGCGGCGAGACACTCAGCTCGTTTCTTAACAGCTGCGCCTATGAAGACGATAAAAAACGACATCGTTTGAAGATAACTGACGTAGCGTCGACTATGAAGAAGCAGATCAGAGCTTTCAAAAAATCGGAGATCGTCTCCGCAGATTACGCAGGCTCTTGTAACTCAGTTTCTCCGCCTCCAACCTCTCTTCCTATTCCATGTTTCTTGGAGAATAAGAAGAACTAAGTTCCTTGCGTAAGAAGATTCAGGAAACCCTAGAAAGATTGCTTGCAGCCATCTCTTTGATGTCGAAGAATCCAGACAAGAGAGGAGGGAAACAACAGTTTGTTTCAAATTCACATCAAGAAGAAGCAAAGATGGAGAAGAATGTGATCTTTCTATAGCTTTTGGATCCTTCTTGGTGATATGATGATCACCAAACCTTTCTTTACATATGCAATAAAACTTTCTTGATTGTTATTgacaaaatcattaaaaaaaaaaactaatgacaTTACAAAACCAGTTTACTATATCTTTTATCTATCTTTCATACAGAACTATTGTTACTCTCAGCTTCAGGCAACACTTTTTTCCAAAACCAATGCCTTTTCCACAAGAGTGTCATCTCCTCAATAGGCACTCCTTTGGTCTCAGGCAacaaaaagtaaacaaaaacagTCATCACCAACACCCATCCAGCGAAAAACAAAAAGATCCCAAACTTAAACGCACAGAGCATAGACAAGAAAGCTTGCGCTATCACGAAAGTAAATAAAAGATTCACAGCGACAGTAATACTCTGACCAGCCGAGCGAATCTCCAACGGGAAGATCTCGCTCGGTATGGTCCACCCTAAAGGTCCCCACGACCATCCAAACGCAACCACAAAGAGACAAATGAAGATGACTACCACTATCGAATACCCTTTAGAGAGCTCTTGGTCGTCTCCAAATTTGAGGCCTAAGATCACCGAGACTATAGCTTGGCATATTATCATCTGCACCCCTCCGCTGATGAGAAGAGCTCGCCGTCCTAGCTTATCCACCAGCGCTATTGAGATCAACGTTGATAAGACAAGAACGGCTCCAGTCAACGCTGATGAGTAGAGAGAAGCGTTTCCTCCGAACCCCATCGTCTGGAACAGGACAGGAGCGTAGAAGAGGATCGAGTTTATCCCCGTGAGGATCTGAAACATCGGCATGCAAACGGCCATGACTAGCTGAGGCCTATGCTGTTTCTGGAGGATGTTTCTGAACGGGTGTTTGATGGAGTTGGCTAGCTCGCTTGCGTCCACCATGTCTTGTAGCTCGGCGTCTACGTTTTGGGTTCCTCTCAGCTTCTCGAGAACTTGTCTTCCTTTATCTGTTAAGCCTCTTTCGACCAAACTGTTTGGTGTCTCGGGTAGGAGATAGCCTCCTAGCGTCATGAGCAGAGCTGGAAAAGCGGCTAAACCTAGAGAGAGTCTCCATCCCCAGGGCTTGAGCTGTTGTGTACCGTAGTTGACCATGTTGGCTGTGAAGATTCCAAGAGTTGTAGCTAACTGGAACATCATGTTTAAACCGCCTCGGAGATGTGTTGGTGCCACTTCTGATAAGTACAAAGGAACCGCCTGAAACAAGACAGAACCAGGTTAAGTTTCATGAAGATGAAGACCTCGTCTGATTCAGTTCGGTTGATTCTGATTTTCGGTACTAGTACTATGCTCATAAATCCATTCGGATTTTACTAATTTTCGGGTTGGTTCGGTTCAGATTAGATAATAACCgcccaaaaatatatttttaaaacttaaaatttaacaataaaataatcaaaatatattaattattcacaaatctaattaaaaactagTTAACTatctaaactaaataaaatgtattcaaaataataaataaaacaaactacaaaatatttaaaatactttaaaatatctaaattactttattatatataaaaacattagcATATTTAACTGAATTTAGATATTTTCGGATCatagttttgattttggttcGGTCCCGAAAATACCAAGATTTTAAATCATGTTCgcatatttttgtaaaatagtTTGGATGGCGTTTCAGTTTCTTTGGTTCGGGTTAAGGTCGGGGCTTTATTTGGGGTAAAACCGCCCATGCCTAACAAAAAGAATGTGTTTTGTCTAACCTGATTCCCAAATCCAATGCCAACACCGAGCAAGATTCTCCCCGCAAGAAGCATTGGTAAGTTCACAGCACCAGCATTCAAAGCAGCTCCAACAAGAAAGCTAATCCCACCACAGACAATACTCGCACGCCTTCCATAGTTTCTTGTAATCGGTGAAGCGGCCAGAGTGGAAACCAAACCAGCCAAGTAGAGTGAAGAAGTGAAAGCAGCTAATCCTTGATCAtcatatttacaataattactCTCGTGAGCTTGCTTCTTCTTATCATAAACCGTTTTGAAAAACTCCTCAAGGAACTCATCCATTGATGTGACTCCTCCTGTataaacaaaaactcaaaatctcATGACCCATTTTCACACAATGTTTTAGATTATATATGGATTCCAAACCTGAGACTCCAATGTCATAACCAAAGATGGCTCCACCAATAGCAGCAACAAGGCAAGCGATGATGACATAGCTAGTGACTTTCCCTTGGTATTGTTCTGCTCTTTCCTTAGCTACACCGGTCGGACCAAACGACCCTCCTGccattttttcttctcttttggtCTGATCTGCTTCTTACGAGTTTACAACAATCTGAGAGAAAACGAAACAAGGCAAAAAAACATGAAAGGGTATATAATACATTTACATATCTTTTCACGTGGCTCAGATTCAATTATGTGTAGATTCATGTTTGGTAGATCATTGTTGGGAAAGAGATGACGTTAACAAGGAAAAATCTACGAAGAGGTGTGTATCCACACAATTTAATATTTAGTGCTGTTTTTGCATGTCTTTAATTATCTCATCtttattttgcatttttttgttataaaaacacACGAATCTTCTCCTGATCCCGGGAATTTTCATCAGtatagaatataatatttttaaaaggatAAGAATTTTTAATTACCTTTTTGCCAAATGCCATCATGAGAGagtgttttttcaaaaaattccGATCTGAAAGTAAGAGAAGAACCACGTGACAAAGAAGTTATATATTACGCGCGTGACAAAACCACGCGCCCCTAATCTCGCGACCAAGAAGGCGAAAACCTAACCAGTATCGACAAAGAAGTTCGGTGTCCTCCGGTGTGAGTCGTCGCCAATAGGCCTCACCAGAAACCTTACTCCTCCTCTTTGACCCTTCTCATGGCGTCAGAGATCGATCTTCCTCCGTTCTTGCCGCTTCGGAAATCGAGAAGCTTCAACTCTCTGTCTCTTCCTTCGTCTTCATCGACTCTGTTAGTCGAAGGTTTGGAGATTGAAACTGATCAGACTCTGCCCTTGTCGTTTTCGTTGCCACCGACGGATCCGGTGATAGGGACGAACACAACCTCCCTGCTTGAACCCGTGTTTCCTCTTTCAGAACCTGTGGCTCCTCTTTCTCCTCTAACTTCAGAAGCTGTTACAGTCCCTGTATGTGACTCTCCTTCAAAGTATCTGGCTTCAGTTAACATCGACAATGCAGGT
This genomic stretch from Brassica napus cultivar Da-Ae chromosome C9, Da-Ae, whole genome shotgun sequence harbors:
- the LOC106435590 gene encoding sugar transport protein 7, with the translated sequence MAGGSFGPTGVAKERAEQYQGKVTSYVIIACLVAAIGGAIFGYDIGVSGGVTSMDEFLEEFFKTVYDKKKQAHESNYCKYDDQGLAAFTSSLYLAGLVSTLAASPITRNYGRRASIVCGGISFLVGAALNAGAVNLPMLLAGRILLGVGIGFGNQAVPLYLSEVAPTHLRGGLNMMFQLATTLGIFTANMVNYGTQQLKPWGWRLSLGLAAFPALLMTLGGYLLPETPNSLVERGLTDKGRQVLEKLRGTQNVDAELQDMVDASELANSIKHPFRNILQKQHRPQLVMAVCMPMFQILTGINSILFYAPVLFQTMGFGGNASLYSSALTGAVLVLSTLISIALVDKLGRRALLISGGVQMIICQAIVSVILGLKFGDDQELSKGYSIVVVIFICLFVVAFGWSWGPLGWTIPSEIFPLEIRSAGQSITVAVNLLFTFVIAQAFLSMLCAFKFGIFLFFAGWVLVMTVFVYFLLPETKGVPIEEMTLLWKRHWFWKKVLPEAESNNSSV
- the LOC106435591 gene encoding uncharacterized protein LOC106435591; translation: MATAILSSRNTLNHRFDHEPLIHRNSNPRRHSNAAPRRLKRSPTATQSKTLVASPAANTNLVMGQVKILKRGETLSSFLNSCAYEDDKKRHRLKITDVASTMKKQIRAFKKSEIVSADYAGSCNSVSPPPTSLPIPCFLENKKN
- the LOC106435599 gene encoding vacuolar protein sorting-associated protein 51 homolog; protein product: MATEAAPMDEKAKRMRDLLSSFYTPDPSISTPTSSISTSFDNINGPSFDADQYMDLMIKKSNLDVLLQRHVQMAAEIKNLDTDLQMLVYENYNKFISATDTIKRMKSNIFGMEGNMDQLLHKIMSVQSRSDGVNTSLFEKREHIEKLHRTRNLLRKVQFIYDLPARLQKCIKSEAYGDAVRFYTGAMPILKVYGDTSFKDCRRASEEAIETIIKNLQTKLFSDSESIQARAEAAVLLKQLDVPVDSLKDKLLEKLEQSLDGLQINPDEASKLAEHNVSSKDEESNNQGPAKIHEDAVRGFSEAMRAYREIFPDSEERLFKLARALTTTHFENMELYIRKRVSAADFLGIFRIIWEDVVLMDEVLPEAALSDLSAEAAQVTLKQFVARTFSHLQQDISDTLLKFDINQKEVVDGEVLKVVLEASGKAVLQGTTDIFQEFRQLLDENTGIFVKMNDLLIGWIQKGFQDFFRSLESHFLVLSGKTSSSNETEGLVEGKSSEKIHAGLILVLAQLSVVIEQKVIPRIAEEITASFSGGNSQAFIPGELCRVFHAASEKLLQHYIDTRTQKISNVLRKRFKTPNWVKHKEPREVHMYVDMLLQQLEEVGKEVKQILPQGTFRKHKRSDSNGSNTTTSSRSTTLHSDKMARSNSQRARSQLFETHLAKLFKQKVEIFTKVEFTQESVVTTTVKLCLKSLQEYVRLQTFNRSGFQQIQLDIQFLKAPLKETVEDEAAIDFLLDEVIVAASERCLDVTPLEPPILDKLIQAKLAKSKEHNNNNNKTTVSS